A DNA window from Microcystis aeruginosa NIES-843 contains the following coding sequences:
- the tyrS gene encoding tyrosine--tRNA ligase produces MTVSSSLDWLTRGTSDLFPHQPDSQDPRENLTQLLQTTDRPLRIKLGIDPTGSDIHLGHSIPFRKLRAFQDAGHVAVVIIGDFTARIGDPTGKSEVRKQLTSEEVRANAENYLAQLRPILDFNTPNRLEIRYNSEWLGKLDLSQILELLSTMTVGQMLAKEGFSERYDQEKPIFLHEFLYPLMQGYDSVAVEADVELGGTDQKFNIVVGRDLQKYFGKTPQFGLLLPILIGTDGSQKMSKSLNNYVGLRESALSMYSKLEKTPDALLKDYYELLTNLPLDAMASNPREAQKQLAIEVVAQFHGKEEALKAQKTAQEIVLQGNTAAAASVPEFSLAAVTFPLKLFYLLSATGLCKSSGEGRRQIQGGAVRIDSEKITDVDKSFETAEALTGKVLQVGKNKFIRFVA; encoded by the coding sequence ATGACCGTATCTTCCTCCCTAGACTGGCTAACCCGTGGCACCAGTGACCTATTCCCCCATCAACCCGACTCCCAAGATCCTAGGGAAAATTTAACCCAACTACTGCAAACTACCGATCGCCCTTTAAGAATTAAACTAGGTATTGACCCCACCGGCAGCGATATTCACCTAGGCCATAGTATCCCTTTTCGGAAACTGCGTGCTTTCCAGGATGCCGGTCATGTAGCAGTGGTGATTATTGGTGATTTTACCGCTAGAATCGGCGATCCGACGGGAAAATCGGAAGTTAGAAAACAATTGACGAGCGAAGAAGTGAGAGCCAATGCCGAGAATTATCTGGCACAATTACGCCCAATTTTAGATTTTAACACGCCTAATCGCCTAGAAATTCGCTATAACTCGGAATGGTTGGGGAAATTAGACCTATCGCAAATTCTCGAACTTCTCTCCACCATGACTGTCGGGCAAATGTTGGCAAAAGAAGGCTTTTCCGAACGCTACGACCAGGAAAAACCGATTTTTCTCCATGAATTTCTTTATCCCTTAATGCAGGGTTATGATTCCGTAGCTGTCGAGGCCGATGTCGAATTGGGAGGAACTGATCAAAAATTTAATATTGTCGTCGGTCGCGATTTACAGAAATATTTCGGCAAAACACCGCAATTCGGGCTACTTTTACCGATTTTAATCGGAACCGATGGCAGTCAAAAAATGTCCAAATCCCTGAATAATTATGTGGGATTGCGGGAATCGGCCCTGTCCATGTACTCGAAACTGGAAAAAACCCCCGACGCTTTGTTAAAAGATTATTACGAACTATTGACAAATTTGCCCTTAGATGCTATGGCGAGCAATCCGCGGGAGGCACAAAAACAACTGGCGATCGAGGTAGTTGCCCAGTTTCACGGGAAAGAGGAGGCATTAAAAGCACAAAAAACGGCGCAGGAGATAGTTCTACAGGGAAATACAGCGGCCGCTGCTTCTGTACCCGAATTTTCCCTCGCGGCGGTCACTTTTCCCCTGAAATTATTCTATCTCCTCTCGGCCACTGGCTTATGTAAAAGTAGCGGCGAAGGGAGAAGACAGATTCAGGGGGGTGCGGTGAGGATCGATAGTGAGAAAATCACCGATGTGGACAAAAGTTTTGAGACAGCCGAAGCTTTAACCGGAAAAGTCCTACAGGTGGGCAAAAATAAATTTATTCGCTTTGTAGCTTAA
- a CDS encoding ferredoxin-thioredoxin reductase variable chain has protein sequence MKVGDRVRVIESVVVYHHPEHKSDPFDVKGLEGEVKGIVTEWRGRPVSANLPVLVEFSKKFKAHFRDFELEILEKAAE, from the coding sequence ATGAAAGTTGGCGATCGAGTTCGTGTAATTGAGTCTGTGGTAGTTTATCACCATCCTGAACACAAATCGGATCCTTTTGACGTGAAAGGACTAGAGGGAGAGGTGAAAGGGATTGTCACCGAATGGCGTGGTAGGCCGGTTAGCGCCAACCTACCCGTCCTCGTCGAGTTCAGTAAAAAGTTTAAAGCCCATTTTCGAGATTTTGAGTTAGAAATCCTGGAAAAAGCCGCCGAATAG
- a CDS encoding indolepyruvate ferredoxin oxidoreductase subunit alpha has translation MPHSIVTGTCEGVADCVSACPVACIHPGPGKNVKGTDWYWIDFATCIDCGICLQVCPVEGAILPQERPDLQKTP, from the coding sequence GTGCCACATTCGATCGTCACTGGAACTTGTGAAGGGGTTGCCGATTGCGTTTCCGCTTGTCCTGTTGCTTGCATCCATCCCGGACCGGGTAAAAATGTTAAGGGAACCGATTGGTATTGGATTGATTTTGCCACTTGTATCGACTGTGGTATCTGTCTTCAAGTATGCCCCGTCGAAGGTGCAATTCTGCCACAAGAACGTCCCGATTTACAAAAAACTCCCTAA
- a CDS encoding ABC transporter ATP-binding protein, with protein sequence MDYLLEVEQVYAGYVQDLYILQGVNFRIAPGELVTVIGPNGAGKSTLAKTIFGLLKPSAGTITFKGQNIAGWKSNQIVPLGMGYVPQIANVFPSLSIEENLEMGAFTSKKAIKPLKERIYAMFPRLLERRRQKAGTLSGGERQMLAMGRALMLEPDLLILDEPSAALSPILVTSVFEQIKAINQTGTAIILVEQNAKKALMMSDRGYVLESGQDRFQGSGQDLLNNPKVGELYLGAAYHDAKRDD encoded by the coding sequence ATGGATTATCTTTTAGAAGTTGAACAAGTTTATGCTGGTTATGTGCAGGATTTATACATATTGCAAGGGGTTAACTTTCGCATTGCACCGGGGGAATTAGTCACGGTTATCGGTCCCAATGGTGCGGGAAAATCTACCCTCGCTAAGACGATTTTTGGTTTATTAAAACCCAGTGCTGGAACTATCACTTTTAAGGGACAAAATATCGCCGGTTGGAAATCTAATCAAATCGTTCCCCTCGGAATGGGTTATGTTCCCCAAATTGCTAATGTTTTTCCGTCCCTGAGCATCGAGGAAAATCTGGAAATGGGGGCTTTTACCAGTAAAAAAGCGATTAAACCGCTAAAAGAGCGCATTTATGCCATGTTTCCCCGTTTGCTTGAGCGCCGTCGTCAGAAAGCTGGCACTTTATCCGGAGGAGAAAGACAGATGTTAGCCATGGGACGAGCGCTGATGTTGGAACCAGATTTATTAATTCTCGATGAACCTTCGGCAGCTTTATCTCCTATCTTAGTAACCAGCGTTTTTGAACAGATAAAAGCGATTAATCAGACGGGAACTGCAATTATTTTAGTGGAACAGAATGCCAAAAAAGCCCTAATGATGTCCGATCGAGGTTATGTTTTAGAAAGTGGTCAAGATCGTTTTCAGGGATCGGGTCAAGATTTACTCAATAACCCGAAAGTAGGGGAATTATACCTCGGGGCGGCTTATCATGATGCCAAACGAGATGATTAG
- a CDS encoding alanine/ornithine racemase family PLP-dependent enzyme, giving the protein MKDLLPRIEISLPKIRHNARLLCQFYGSKGLSVMGVSKAILGDPSIALAMIQGGVNFIADSRIENILKMKQAGIVTTFVLLRTALSQAESVVNIADISLNTELATIQELSYYAQEKQKIHRIIIMTELGDLREGVLPKDLVKFIKKTLAFPFIKIIGLGCNLACYGGIKPDSHNMSKLSVLTDTIEQEFLIKLPIISGGNSANYQWYQKSSEVGRINNLRLGESILLGCETVNRQVIPGLYTDAFRLIAEVIESKDKPSLPSGEIGRDAFGNVPSFIDQGIHRRVIIALGRQDILISGLQTSQEIKILGSSSDHLVLDSHNKRLKVGSEVSFNLDYGGLLTAMTSPFITKSYALNAVAQLS; this is encoded by the coding sequence ATGAAAGACCTTTTACCCAGAATCGAGATTTCTCTCCCGAAAATACGCCATAATGCTCGTTTACTCTGCCAATTCTACGGTAGCAAGGGACTTTCTGTGATGGGAGTTTCCAAAGCGATTTTGGGTGATCCCTCGATCGCCTTGGCGATGATTCAAGGTGGAGTCAACTTTATCGCTGACTCTCGAATCGAAAATATTCTCAAAATGAAACAAGCAGGAATAGTGACAACTTTTGTTCTGTTGCGTACTGCCTTGAGTCAAGCAGAATCAGTGGTTAACATTGCAGATATCAGCTTAAATACCGAATTAGCAACAATTCAGGAACTTTCCTATTATGCTCAGGAAAAGCAAAAAATACACCGCATTATTATCATGACGGAGTTAGGGGATTTACGCGAAGGTGTACTGCCGAAAGATCTGGTCAAGTTCATCAAAAAGACCCTCGCTTTTCCCTTTATCAAAATTATTGGACTGGGTTGTAATTTGGCTTGTTATGGAGGTATTAAACCTGATAGCCATAATATGAGCAAATTATCTGTGTTAACAGATACAATTGAGCAGGAATTTTTAATAAAATTACCGATTATTTCAGGAGGCAATTCTGCTAACTATCAATGGTATCAAAAAAGTAGCGAAGTTGGTCGGATTAATAATCTGCGTTTAGGAGAATCAATTTTATTAGGTTGTGAAACAGTTAATCGACAAGTGATACCTGGCTTATATACCGATGCTTTTCGGTTAATTGCTGAAGTAATCGAATCCAAAGATAAACCATCTCTACCCTCTGGAGAAATTGGTCGAGATGCTTTTGGTAATGTTCCCAGCTTTATCGATCAAGGCATTCACCGTCGAGTTATTATTGCATTAGGAAGACAGGATATTCTTATCTCTGGATTACAAACAAGTCAGGAGATAAAAATATTAGGTTCTAGTAGCGATCATCTAGTTCTTGATAGTCATAACAAGAGGTTAAAAGTAGGAAGCGAAGTCAGTTTTAATCTTGATTACGGAGGACTTTTAACAGCCATGACTTCTCCTTTTATTACTAAAAGTTATGCTCTCAATGCAGTAGCACAACTGTCTTGA
- a CDS encoding glycosyltransferase: MNPSFNNSIPVQRIKVSVIVSTYKSAEFIWGCLEDLVTQTLYEKGEVELIIIDSASPENEGEIIQEFQENYPNIIYQRTRERETLYRAWNRAIKLARGSYITNGNTDDRRCFNALEIMANYLDNNREISLVYADQLITTLKNDTFATTPALKHWNWPNYSYQQMRQGCCVGSQPMWRKMLHDKYGYFQENFRCAGDYEFWLRIGIQGEKMALIPEILGLYYLNLQGLEHGSNGQALQEHYQVCKIYKIPHPDIKDIEIKPNPVKMEDLGIILQEDEREKLQTIQAISRKRCPIIVIDGVIFQLEQRKLARIWSSILEHWSQLEFSQHIVILDRNNTAPRWEEFKYWPAESYDYNCTGKDARKIQAICDRLQANLFISTFYTSPLNTPSLLLLASELQQKNGNLTVDLEKHYAILSASRIIAFSSDIAQDLRKSYPKINPEKIDIIELFEVNQKIAEEISNFLWYALSEGNESSQHQVWLELRKLQEAQQTMYLKQQQDYHTMQGMGISLKELDNNHNYLQKNNQELREEINYLSSRKGIVKTLSKTSILLLAKIKKKLPIF, translated from the coding sequence ATGAATCCTAGTTTTAATAACTCTATACCAGTGCAGAGGATCAAAGTTTCTGTAATTGTTTCTACCTATAAATCAGCAGAGTTTATCTGGGGTTGTCTAGAGGATTTAGTTACTCAAACTCTTTATGAAAAGGGAGAAGTAGAACTTATTATTATCGATAGTGCTTCTCCGGAGAATGAAGGGGAGATTATTCAAGAGTTTCAAGAAAATTATCCTAATATTATTTACCAGAGAACTAGAGAACGAGAAACCCTCTACCGCGCTTGGAATCGTGCTATTAAACTAGCTAGGGGTTCCTATATCACCAATGGGAATACTGATGATCGTCGCTGTTTTAATGCTCTGGAAATTATGGCTAATTATCTAGATAACAATAGAGAGATTAGTTTAGTTTATGCCGATCAATTAATTACCACCCTCAAAAATGATACTTTTGCCACCACCCCAGCTTTAAAACATTGGAATTGGCCAAATTACTCCTATCAACAGATGCGTCAAGGTTGTTGTGTGGGTTCTCAACCAATGTGGCGAAAAATGCTGCACGATAAATATGGTTATTTTCAGGAAAATTTTCGCTGTGCCGGTGATTACGAATTTTGGTTAAGAATCGGCATTCAAGGCGAAAAAATGGCTTTAATTCCTGAGATTTTAGGGTTATATTATTTAAATCTCCAAGGCTTAGAACATGGCAGTAATGGTCAAGCATTACAGGAACATTATCAAGTGTGTAAAATCTATAAAATTCCCCACCCAGACATTAAGGATATAGAAATTAAACCCAATCCAGTTAAGATGGAAGATTTAGGCATAATTTTACAGGAAGATGAGCGAGAAAAATTACAAACAATTCAAGCTATCTCCCGGAAAAGATGCCCAATTATTGTTATTGATGGCGTGATCTTTCAACTTGAGCAACGAAAATTAGCCAGAATTTGGTCTTCAATTCTAGAGCATTGGAGTCAATTAGAATTTAGTCAACACATTGTTATTTTAGATAGAAATAACACCGCACCAAGATGGGAAGAATTTAAATATTGGCCTGCGGAATCCTACGATTATAATTGCACGGGAAAGGATGCCAGAAAAATTCAAGCTATTTGCGATCGCCTACAGGCAAATTTATTTATTTCCACTTTTTATACCAGTCCCTTAAACACTCCTTCTCTACTTTTACTTGCTTCTGAACTACAACAAAAAAACGGCAATTTAACAGTGGATTTAGAAAAACACTATGCAATTTTATCCGCTTCTAGAATCATCGCTTTTTCCTCTGATATCGCCCAAGACTTAAGAAAGTCATACCCGAAAATTAACCCCGAAAAAATTGATATTATCGAGCTTTTTGAAGTTAATCAAAAAATAGCGGAAGAAATCAGTAATTTTCTCTGGTATGCGCTCAGTGAAGGGAACGAATCAAGTCAGCATCAAGTCTGGTTAGAGTTAAGAAAATTACAGGAAGCACAACAGACAATGTATCTGAAACAACAGCAAGATTATCATACTATGCAAGGGATGGGAATATCCCTAAAAGAATTAGATAATAATCATAACTATCTCCAGAAAAATAATCAGGAATTACGGGAAGAAATTAACTATTTGTCCTCCCGTAAGGGAATAGTAAAAACCCTATCGAAAACTTCTATTTTACTTCTTGCTAAGATCAAGAAAAAACTCCCAATATTTTAG